The following are encoded in a window of Sinomonas cyclohexanicum genomic DNA:
- a CDS encoding Ig-like domain-containing protein: MNDELRERLYLEARALAERHPADLGAAMDRGQSRARARVIALSVIATVAILAAATALVVVRLLGLGGPQRPSASVIGVTVVASDTKLAPGAQLQLGATAALSDGGARNLHEGVAWSTSDPGVLTVDGAGHATGVAAGSASVTAVFGGFSGSLALAVVPGYTPTPRPSVTVRELRVDPGSTSVRAGLTTTFSAQLILSDDSAVPPGQLTWTSSDTTVATVSPSGVVTGVAPGSALLTAKGNDYFGTTYEGFALVTVTPPEVVRVVISPAAVPVLSAGDKRVKLTATVTYTTGVSEAVQAVSWSSENGEVVSMDDVGNAYPQKSGTSAIRASYGGVTSQPVTITVR, encoded by the coding sequence GTGAACGACGAGCTGCGCGAGCGCCTCTACCTCGAGGCCCGCGCCCTCGCAGAGCGGCACCCCGCGGACCTCGGCGCCGCGATGGACCGGGGGCAGTCCAGGGCCCGTGCCAGGGTCATCGCGCTGAGCGTCATCGCGACGGTGGCGATCCTCGCCGCGGCGACGGCGCTCGTCGTCGTCCGCCTGCTCGGGCTGGGCGGGCCCCAGAGGCCGTCGGCGAGCGTGATCGGGGTGACGGTGGTCGCCTCGGACACGAAGCTCGCGCCGGGGGCGCAGCTCCAGCTGGGGGCGACGGCCGCTCTGAGCGACGGAGGTGCCCGGAACCTGCACGAGGGCGTCGCGTGGTCCACCTCGGATCCGGGCGTCCTCACGGTCGACGGCGCGGGGCACGCGACCGGTGTCGCGGCGGGTTCCGCCTCGGTCACCGCGGTGTTCGGCGGGTTCTCGGGCTCGCTCGCGCTCGCCGTCGTGCCCGGCTACACGCCTACTCCTCGTCCGAGCGTGACGGTGCGCGAGCTGCGCGTGGACCCCGGGTCCACGAGCGTGCGCGCGGGCCTGACCACGACCTTCTCGGCACAGCTGATCCTGAGCGACGACTCGGCGGTCCCGCCGGGGCAGCTCACGTGGACCTCGTCGGACACCACCGTCGCGACCGTGAGCCCAAGCGGCGTCGTGACCGGCGTCGCGCCCGGCTCGGCGCTGCTGACCGCCAAGGGCAACGACTACTTCGGCACAACGTACGAGGGGTTCGCGCTCGTCACGGTGACGCCCCCGGAGGTGGTCCGGGTGGTCATCTCGCCCGCGGCCGTCCCGGTGCTCTCGGCCGGGGACAAGCGTGTGAAGCTCACCGCGACCGTGACCTACACGACCGGCGTGTCCGAGGCCGTGCAGGCCGTCTCGTGGTCGTCCGAGAACGGCGAGGTGGTGAGCATGGACGACGTCGGCAACGCCTACCCGCAGAAGTCCGGCACCTCGGCCATCAGGGCCAGCTACGGCGGCGTGACGAGCCAGCCGGTCACGATCACGGTCCGGTAG
- a CDS encoding sigma-70 region 4 domain-containing protein, whose protein sequence is MCELPKRRFLGAVRPARVIAAALGLAAIVLGLFVPALVSAVPIGAGALALIAAVVPAVRDIELGLPGDVKFSAALSGRQQDIASVFEQQRGDLQLCAQLLCGDPEKAKALLEAAWARTAEVWRGPVTPQLRLFTLCTLVHLLERQDFWQAPAGLPASPRPGRPGKPKRPATLLAALPAPERVAIVLHDFASLTVAEIAGLTESTTAVVAERLAHANQTAQLALGSGQP, encoded by the coding sequence ATGTGCGAACTGCCCAAGCGCCGCTTCCTCGGCGCCGTCCGCCCCGCGCGCGTCATTGCCGCCGCGCTGGGCCTCGCTGCGATCGTGCTCGGGCTGTTCGTCCCGGCCCTCGTCTCGGCCGTGCCGATCGGCGCCGGAGCGCTCGCCCTCATCGCCGCCGTCGTCCCAGCGGTGCGTGACATCGAGCTCGGGCTTCCCGGGGACGTGAAGTTCTCCGCGGCGCTCTCCGGCAGGCAGCAGGACATCGCGAGCGTGTTCGAGCAGCAGCGCGGCGACCTCCAGCTGTGCGCGCAGCTGCTGTGCGGGGACCCGGAGAAGGCCAAGGCCCTCCTCGAGGCCGCCTGGGCGCGCACCGCGGAGGTGTGGCGCGGTCCCGTCACCCCGCAGCTGCGCCTGTTCACGCTCTGCACGCTCGTGCACCTGCTCGAGCGGCAGGACTTCTGGCAGGCGCCGGCGGGGCTTCCGGCCTCCCCCAGACCGGGCAGGCCCGGCAAGCCCAAGCGGCCCGCGACGCTCCTCGCGGCGCTGCCGGCCCCGGAGCGCGTCGCGATCGTGCTCCACGACTTCGCCTCGCTCACCGTCGCGGAGATCGCCGGGCTGACCGAGAGCACGACGGCGGTGGTCGCCGAACGCCTCGCACACGCCAACCAGACGGCGCAGTTGGCGCTCGGGAGCGGCCAGCCATGA